A stretch of the Microcella sp. genome encodes the following:
- the dapE gene encoding succinyl-diaminopimelate desuccinylase, whose translation MPAELPLDDGVVALTAAIVDIASVSGDERMLADAIEHTLRLRAPHLEVLRDGDAIVARTHLGRAQRVIVAGHIDTVPTNNNLPSRLEGDATTGTLWGRGTVDMKGGCAVMLALAVSLEAPVYDVTYIWYDHEEVEASLNGLGRLARTRPELLEADFAILGEPSNAGIEGGCNGTLRVELRAAGRRAHSARAWMGVNAIHALAPALELLARFEPETIEVDGLAYREGLNAVGVRGGVAGNVIPDEAVLTVNYRFAPDKSVAEAEQRLRELFGTVAPELTLTVTDASGGARPGLDAALAQHFVAAVGSAPAPKYGWTDVARFAELGIPAVNYGPGDPSLAHTDDERVPVEQILACERGLRAWLSGA comes from the coding sequence ATGCCCGCCGAGCTGCCCCTCGACGACGGCGTCGTAGCGCTCACCGCGGCGATCGTCGATATCGCGAGCGTCAGTGGCGATGAGCGGATGCTCGCCGACGCGATCGAGCACACACTCCGGCTGCGCGCCCCGCACCTCGAGGTGCTGCGCGACGGCGACGCGATCGTGGCTCGCACTCACCTCGGCCGCGCGCAGCGGGTGATCGTCGCGGGACATATCGACACGGTGCCTACCAACAACAACCTGCCGAGTCGCCTGGAGGGTGATGCCACCACCGGCACCCTCTGGGGCCGCGGCACGGTCGACATGAAGGGCGGGTGCGCGGTCATGCTCGCGCTCGCCGTCTCGCTCGAGGCACCCGTCTACGACGTGACCTACATCTGGTACGACCACGAAGAGGTCGAGGCGAGTCTCAACGGCCTCGGCCGTCTCGCCCGCACGCGCCCCGAGCTGCTCGAGGCAGACTTCGCGATTCTGGGCGAGCCGAGCAACGCGGGCATCGAGGGCGGCTGCAACGGCACGCTGCGCGTCGAGCTGCGCGCCGCGGGTCGTCGCGCGCACTCTGCTCGCGCCTGGATGGGCGTCAACGCGATCCACGCCCTCGCCCCGGCGCTCGAGCTGCTGGCACGCTTCGAGCCCGAGACGATCGAGGTCGACGGCCTTGCCTACCGCGAGGGTCTCAACGCCGTCGGCGTGCGCGGGGGAGTCGCGGGCAACGTGATTCCCGACGAGGCAGTGCTGACGGTCAACTATCGCTTCGCCCCCGACAAGAGCGTCGCCGAGGCCGAGCAGCGGCTGCGCGAGCTGTTCGGCACCGTCGCGCCCGAGCTCACGCTCACGGTCACCGATGCGAGCGGCGGGGCTCGCCCGGGACTGGATGCTGCGCTCGCGCAGCACTTCGTCGCGGCCGTCGGCTCGGCGCCTGCCCCGAAGTACGGCTGGACCGACGTCGCCCGCTTCGCCGAACTCGGCATTCCGGCCGTCAACTACGGCCCCGGAGACCCCTCGCTCGCCCACACCGACGACGAGCGCGTGCCGGTCGAGCAGATTCTCGCCTGCGAGCGCGGCTTGCGCGCCTGGCTCAGCGGGGCTTGA
- a CDS encoding DUF3117 domain-containing protein — MAAMKPRTGDGPMEAVKEGRLIIVRVPLEGGGRLVVSVNDDEAKELHDALAAAIA, encoded by the coding sequence ATGGCGGCCATGAAGCCCAGGACCGGCGACGGACCGATGGAGGCCGTCAAGGAGGGTCGCCTGATCATCGTGCGTGTGCCTCTCGAAGGCGGCGGACGCCTCGTGGTGTCGGTCAACGACGACGAGGCCAAAGAGCTGCACGACGCCCTCGCTGCGGCGATCGCGTAG
- a CDS encoding O-methyltransferase: MASKDLSWKYVEQSTLESEAIAAARAQSLELGIDPISPATGAQVAVIAAATNAASIIEVGTGIGVSGLWLLTGAPDAQLTSIDVEADHHEVARRHFTEAGHPASRVRLITGRAIDVLPRMNEGSYDVVLIDADASSLHEYAEHALRLVRPGGAVLIAHALWRDTVSDPARRESTTTQLRELIAELEASPAVHVALSPVGDGLLQLVTRRS; encoded by the coding sequence GTGGCCAGCAAAGACCTGTCGTGGAAGTACGTCGAGCAGTCGACCCTCGAATCCGAGGCGATCGCTGCCGCACGCGCGCAGTCGCTCGAGCTCGGCATCGACCCGATCAGCCCCGCGACGGGTGCCCAGGTGGCTGTCATCGCCGCCGCCACGAACGCCGCCTCGATCATCGAGGTGGGCACCGGCATCGGCGTCTCCGGCCTCTGGTTGCTGACCGGGGCTCCGGATGCTCAGCTCACGTCGATTGACGTCGAAGCCGATCACCACGAGGTCGCGCGCCGCCACTTCACCGAGGCCGGGCACCCCGCGTCGCGTGTGCGCCTCATCACAGGTCGCGCCATCGACGTACTGCCGCGCATGAACGAGGGCAGCTACGACGTCGTGCTCATCGACGCCGACGCGAGCTCTCTGCACGAGTATGCCGAGCACGCCCTGCGCCTCGTGCGTCCGGGTGGCGCGGTGCTCATCGCTCACGCACTCTGGCGCGACACGGTCTCTGACCCCGCGCGCCGCGAGTCGACAACCACGCAACTGCGCGAGCTCATCGCCGAACTCGAAGCCTCACCGGCCGTGCATGTGGCGCTGTCGCCGGTCGGCGACGGCCTGCTGCAGCTCGTCACGCGCCGCAGCTGA
- a CDS encoding sec-independent translocase, whose amino-acid sequence MSWGLTFEKLLLIGLIAVILIGPDRLPGYAAQFGRLIRSLRDMANGAKTRMREEMGPDYDDVDWKKLDPRQYDPRRIIREALVDDPATTAAATAVAAAPRESAYAQRQRLIREGRPAPFDSEAT is encoded by the coding sequence GTGTCCTGGGGCCTGACGTTCGAGAAGCTGCTGCTCATCGGGCTGATCGCGGTCATTCTCATCGGCCCCGATCGTCTGCCGGGCTATGCGGCGCAGTTCGGGCGCCTCATCCGGTCGTTGCGCGACATGGCGAATGGGGCCAAGACGCGCATGCGCGAAGAGATGGGCCCTGACTACGACGACGTCGACTGGAAGAAGCTCGACCCCCGCCAGTACGACCCGCGGCGCATCATTCGCGAAGCCCTCGTCGACGACCCGGCCACGACGGCTGCGGCGACGGCGGTCGCGGCCGCTCCGCGCGAGTCTGCGTATGCGCAGCGGCAGAGGTTGATCCGCGAGGGTCGCCCGGCGCCGTTCGACTCCGAGGCGACCTAG
- a CDS encoding LysR family transcriptional regulator translates to MDVRRLELLRELADRGSITAVARATHRTASAVSQQLKVLEAEAGVPLTERHGRGLVLTGAGLALAETAREIAVAIESAEALWHEFKQSPRGSVSVSVFPTAGQMLLPGALRALADEPGLEIVLTDHDLPLPDFAQLTADYDIVVADSQGIPAHWNERGLRCVPLMIEPFDVALPVGHPLVEKTVVRGADLVDENWIGAPVGYPYDRVLERLGATVGREPRIVQRIMDNIIVERLVAAGVGIAILPRFTTRSHGNGIVTRPISGLPAERQVSALMRADRAERPSVRRVVELLQHEAERVVQGYRTVGER, encoded by the coding sequence GTGGATGTGCGCCGACTCGAACTGCTACGTGAACTAGCCGACAGGGGCAGCATCACGGCGGTCGCACGGGCGACCCACCGCACCGCATCCGCCGTATCGCAGCAGTTGAAGGTGCTCGAAGCCGAAGCCGGCGTACCGCTCACCGAGCGCCACGGGCGCGGTCTCGTGCTCACGGGCGCAGGCCTCGCCCTCGCCGAGACCGCACGCGAGATCGCTGTCGCGATCGAGTCGGCCGAAGCGCTCTGGCACGAGTTCAAGCAGAGCCCGCGCGGGTCGGTATCCGTGAGCGTGTTCCCGACCGCGGGGCAGATGCTGCTGCCCGGAGCCCTGCGCGCCCTCGCCGATGAGCCCGGCCTTGAGATCGTGCTCACCGACCACGATCTGCCCCTGCCCGACTTCGCCCAGCTGACCGCCGACTACGACATCGTCGTCGCCGACTCGCAAGGTATTCCGGCGCACTGGAACGAGCGAGGCCTGCGCTGCGTGCCGCTCATGATCGAGCCCTTCGACGTCGCGCTGCCGGTGGGTCACCCGCTCGTCGAGAAGACCGTCGTGCGCGGCGCCGACCTCGTCGACGAGAACTGGATCGGTGCCCCCGTCGGCTACCCCTACGACCGCGTGCTCGAACGCCTCGGGGCCACGGTCGGCCGCGAGCCGCGCATCGTGCAGCGCATCATGGACAACATCATCGTCGAGCGACTCGTCGCCGCCGGAGTCGGCATCGCGATTCTGCCGCGCTTCACGACGCGCAGCCACGGCAATGGCATCGTCACGCGTCCGATCAGCGGACTGCCCGCCGAGCGGCAGGTCTCGGCGCTCATGCGGGCCGACCGGGCCGAGCGCCCCAGCGTGCGGCGCGTCGTCGAACTGCTGCAGCACGAGGCCGAGCGCGTCGTGCAGGGCTACCGCACGGTCGGCGAGCGCTGA
- a CDS encoding TetR/AcrR family transcriptional regulator — translation MPAPVPADRILDAVLDVWRERGYEASTTAEIARRAGIGEVTLFRRFGDKAGMFAAAMVREASSLRDSAPTLSGDVEADLLAVATAYDGMIARNAAIIIDFLRFAPGVEGLAALAPSPLIAINQLARVIEHHQRAGALGGDEPHTELAELLGPIFLKRLLAEAQPGVMLTNDLESLVAKFLEGRRA, via the coding sequence ATGCCCGCCCCGGTGCCTGCTGATCGCATACTCGACGCCGTGCTCGACGTCTGGCGCGAACGAGGCTACGAGGCGTCCACGACCGCCGAGATCGCCCGTCGGGCCGGCATCGGAGAGGTGACGCTCTTCCGTCGATTCGGCGACAAAGCAGGCATGTTCGCGGCGGCGATGGTTCGGGAAGCCTCCAGCCTCCGCGATAGCGCCCCGACTCTCTCGGGCGATGTTGAGGCCGATCTCCTCGCCGTAGCTACTGCCTACGACGGCATGATCGCTCGCAACGCCGCGATCATCATCGACTTCTTGAGGTTCGCACCGGGCGTCGAAGGTCTCGCAGCGCTCGCGCCGTCACCGCTCATCGCGATCAACCAGCTCGCGCGCGTGATCGAGCACCACCAGCGGGCGGGAGCCCTCGGCGGTGACGAACCTCACACTGAGCTCGCAGAACTGCTCGGCCCGATCTTCCTGAAGCGACTGCTGGCCGAAGCGCAGCCGGGCGTGATGCTGACGAATGATCTCGAGTCACTGGTCGCGAAATTCTTGGAGGGTCGTCGCGCTTAG
- a CDS encoding FAD-dependent oxidoreductase — translation MVTSVDNSDGITLDTLVIGAGPVGLAAALFLADRGRTVRIIDKRLEPSPHSKAFGVNARTLELLAASGVTDAFLQNGRRLERISLHRHDEILATLNLSEVEHAFPFLCVQGQAHSERLLTDALRARSIAIERGLELTSLVNESEGVTATVSTGAVDTTIRARTVFAADGASSTARDLLGIDFTGISYPEKWRLYDVELAGPLDADDAHIMLLDDGGMFVVRHEDTMWRVLGSGRDLLGSLPAGTTVGSIHWESEFEIANRVATRFSDGEIYLGGDAAHVHAGIGARGMNLGIEDAFVFARMLDEGRLHEYDATRSAVVKKVVAQITHMMMVPRSTTIPGRLARTFPGIIRTMVPRLRHRVQPWLLGLDHSIDE, via the coding sequence ATGGTCACCTCGGTCGACAACTCCGACGGCATCACGCTCGACACCTTGGTCATCGGCGCCGGGCCCGTCGGCCTCGCGGCGGCACTCTTCCTCGCCGACCGAGGCCGTACAGTGCGCATCATCGACAAACGGCTCGAACCGTCCCCGCACTCGAAGGCGTTCGGCGTCAACGCGCGCACGCTCGAGCTGCTCGCCGCCTCGGGAGTCACCGACGCCTTCCTGCAGAACGGTCGGCGACTCGAACGCATCTCGTTGCATCGACACGACGAGATTCTCGCCACTCTGAACCTGTCAGAAGTCGAACACGCTTTTCCATTCCTGTGCGTGCAGGGTCAGGCGCACTCTGAGCGGTTGCTGACTGACGCATTGAGGGCGCGGTCGATCGCCATCGAGCGCGGCCTCGAGTTGACCTCGCTCGTGAACGAGTCAGAGGGCGTGACGGCGACGGTGTCGACCGGGGCAGTCGACACGACCATTCGCGCTCGCACTGTGTTCGCTGCTGATGGAGCGTCGAGCACCGCGCGCGACCTGTTGGGCATCGACTTCACAGGAATCAGCTATCCCGAGAAGTGGCGGCTCTACGACGTCGAGCTCGCGGGCCCGCTCGATGCCGATGACGCGCACATCATGCTGCTCGACGACGGGGGCATGTTCGTCGTGCGTCACGAGGACACCATGTGGCGAGTGCTCGGTAGCGGACGTGATTTGCTGGGATCGCTGCCGGCGGGAACGACGGTCGGGAGCATCCACTGGGAATCTGAGTTCGAGATCGCGAATCGTGTAGCGACCCGGTTCAGCGACGGCGAGATCTACCTCGGTGGAGACGCGGCCCACGTGCATGCGGGCATCGGCGCTCGCGGTATGAACCTCGGCATCGAAGACGCCTTCGTTTTCGCGCGCATGCTGGACGAGGGTCGACTTCACGAGTACGACGCGACCCGCAGTGCTGTTGTGAAGAAAGTCGTGGCTCAGATCACGCACATGATGATGGTGCCGCGGTCGACGACCATTCCCGGCCGACTCGCGCGCACGTTTCCCGGGATCATCCGCACAATGGTGCCCCGCCTGCGCCATCGAGTGCAGCCGTGGCTGCTCGGTCTTGACCACTCGATCGACGAGTGA
- a CDS encoding Mrp/NBP35 family ATP-binding protein codes for MAAENSRVDEGGALAVEVRRALARVIDPEIRRPITELDMVPRVSAQGDRITVDLRLTIVGCPAATAIERDVRAAASGVEGVSEVTVDVGVMDAATRDALIARLRGDRPTGHPFTAESLTRVIAVTSGKGGVGKSTVTANLAVALAARGLRVGLIDADVFGFSIPGLLGIADAKPTRVGEMMMPPRAHGVAVISIGMFVDAHTAVSWRGPMLHRTVQQFLTDVYFGDLDVLLLDLPPGTGDVAISLGQLLPHADVLVVTTPQNAAADVAERSALVARQTGQSVIGVVENMAGLVQPDGSVVELFGSGGGAATAERLDVPLLAQIPLSVALREGGDAGEPIVLQSLAASRDTAGDPAGDPAGDAIVALAEHLAQRGRGLAGRKLGLSPR; via the coding sequence ATGGCGGCCGAGAATTCGCGCGTCGATGAGGGCGGAGCGCTCGCGGTCGAGGTGCGCCGCGCGCTCGCCCGCGTGATCGACCCTGAGATCCGGCGCCCGATCACCGAGCTCGACATGGTGCCGCGCGTCAGCGCGCAGGGAGACCGCATCACCGTCGACCTGCGGCTGACGATTGTGGGCTGCCCCGCCGCGACCGCGATCGAGCGCGACGTGCGAGCCGCAGCATCCGGTGTCGAGGGGGTTTCCGAGGTCACGGTCGACGTTGGCGTGATGGATGCCGCCACTCGCGACGCCCTCATCGCGCGCCTGCGGGGCGACCGGCCCACGGGCCACCCGTTCACGGCTGAGTCGCTCACGCGCGTGATCGCCGTGACCAGCGGAAAGGGCGGCGTCGGCAAGTCGACCGTCACCGCCAACCTCGCCGTCGCCCTCGCTGCGAGAGGGCTGCGGGTCGGGCTCATCGATGCCGATGTGTTCGGTTTCTCGATTCCGGGGCTGCTCGGCATCGCCGACGCGAAACCCACGCGCGTCGGCGAGATGATGATGCCGCCGCGCGCTCACGGCGTGGCCGTGATCTCGATCGGCATGTTCGTGGATGCTCACACGGCGGTCTCGTGGCGCGGACCCATGCTGCACCGCACCGTGCAGCAGTTTCTCACCGACGTGTACTTCGGCGACCTCGACGTGCTGCTGCTCGACCTGCCGCCCGGCACGGGGGATGTCGCGATCTCACTCGGGCAGCTGCTGCCGCACGCCGACGTGCTCGTCGTCACGACGCCGCAGAACGCCGCAGCCGATGTCGCCGAGCGTTCAGCGCTCGTGGCGCGCCAGACCGGTCAGTCGGTCATCGGTGTCGTCGAGAACATGGCGGGGCTGGTGCAGCCAGACGGCAGCGTGGTGGAACTCTTCGGCTCCGGGGGTGGGGCCGCGACGGCTGAGCGGCTCGATGTGCCGCTGCTCGCGCAGATTCCGCTGAGTGTGGCGCTGCGCGAGGGCGGTGACGCGGGCGAGCCGATCGTGCTGCAATCGCTGGCTGCATCACGCGACACTGCTGGCGACCCCGCGGGCGACCCGGCCGGCGACGCGATCGTCGCCCTGGCAGAGCACCTGGCGCAGCGCGGCCGAGGGCTCGCGGGCCGCAAGCTGGGGCTCAGCCCGCGCTGA
- a CDS encoding DUF1003 domain-containing protein has product MARRDARPGQRRGETRLDAPKGMRTGLLPRRVGSRDRMGRFSEAFARGMGTPWFLVGMSVFVIVWLTYNSLAPVEAQWDPRALNFTLLTLILSLQASYAAPMILLAQNRQDDRDRVQIEQDRQRAERNLADTEYLAREVVALRLAMKDVATKEFLRTELRALLDELDRRDDASDAEVEAVARDDHDRNARD; this is encoded by the coding sequence ATGGCTCGGCGTGACGCTCGGCCCGGTCAGCGTCGCGGTGAGACGAGGCTCGATGCACCCAAGGGCATGCGCACGGGGCTCCTTCCGCGACGGGTGGGCAGCCGCGACCGCATGGGTCGGTTCTCCGAGGCCTTCGCGCGCGGAATGGGCACCCCGTGGTTCCTCGTCGGCATGTCGGTGTTCGTCATCGTCTGGCTGACGTACAACTCGCTAGCCCCCGTCGAAGCTCAGTGGGACCCACGGGCGCTCAACTTCACCCTGCTCACCCTGATCTTGTCGCTGCAGGCCTCGTACGCTGCGCCCATGATCCTGCTGGCGCAGAATCGCCAAGACGACCGCGACCGCGTGCAGATCGAGCAAGACCGCCAGCGAGCTGAGCGCAACCTCGCCGACACCGAGTACCTCGCCCGCGAGGTCGTCGCCCTGCGCCTCGCCATGAAAGACGTGGCGACGAAAGAGTTCTTGCGCACTGAGCTGCGCGCCCTGCTCGACGAGCTCGACCGTCGCGACGACGCGAGCGACGCCGAAGTCGAAGCCGTCGCGCGCGACGACCACGACCGCAACGCGCGCGACTGA
- a CDS encoding magnesium transporter MgtE N-terminal domain-containing protein produces MSTSRVFVARLAGCAVFDPAGDRVGRVRDVLVVYRRTESPRVVGLIVEVPGRRRVFLSIGRVTSMASGQVITTGLINLRRFEQRGGEVRVLAELVGRKVTLSGANGGPAIIEDVAITESGPGEWAVDQLFVRKPRTVPTPFTKGQTVFVRWIDVVEDVSNAPQSAEQLVAAYNDLLPADLATSLLELPESRRLEVAEELSDDRLADALEEMPESDQVLLLSRLDDERAADVLDQMEPDDAADLIAQLPTKRGEALLDLMEPEEASDVRFLLSYDADTAGGLMTTEPIIVSADSTVAEGLALIRRHELAPAIGAAICVTLPPYEPPTGRFLGMVHFQRMLRYPPHERLGTILDQSVEPVTPETSAAEVSRRLASYDLVSLPVVDETHRLVGVVTIDDVLDYLLPDDWRSADTDAPAPMAIRRRGAVAARKAAHGSA; encoded by the coding sequence GTGAGCACCTCCCGAGTCTTCGTCGCGCGCCTGGCCGGCTGCGCCGTCTTCGACCCCGCGGGCGACCGCGTGGGTCGAGTGCGCGACGTTCTCGTGGTCTACCGCCGCACCGAGTCGCCCCGAGTCGTCGGCCTCATCGTGGAGGTTCCCGGTCGCCGACGCGTCTTTCTCTCGATCGGCCGCGTCACGAGCATGGCGAGCGGCCAAGTCATCACCACTGGCCTCATCAACCTGCGCCGCTTCGAGCAGCGCGGCGGCGAAGTGCGCGTGCTCGCCGAACTCGTCGGACGCAAAGTCACGCTGAGCGGAGCCAACGGCGGCCCTGCGATCATCGAAGACGTCGCCATCACCGAGTCGGGGCCCGGTGAGTGGGCCGTCGATCAGCTCTTCGTGCGCAAGCCTCGCACCGTGCCCACACCGTTCACCAAGGGCCAGACCGTATTCGTGCGCTGGATCGATGTCGTCGAAGACGTCAGCAACGCACCGCAGAGCGCCGAGCAGCTCGTCGCCGCCTACAACGACCTCCTGCCCGCCGACCTGGCCACCTCGCTGCTCGAACTGCCCGAGTCGCGCCGTCTCGAAGTCGCTGAAGAACTCTCTGACGACCGCCTCGCCGACGCCCTCGAAGAGATGCCCGAGAGCGACCAGGTGCTGCTGCTCTCCCGCCTCGACGACGAGCGTGCCGCCGACGTGCTCGACCAGATGGAGCCCGACGACGCCGCCGACCTCATCGCCCAGCTGCCGACCAAGCGCGGCGAGGCCCTGCTCGACCTCATGGAGCCCGAAGAAGCCAGCGACGTGCGCTTCTTGCTCTCGTACGACGCCGACACCGCGGGCGGCCTCATGACGACCGAGCCCATCATCGTCTCGGCCGACTCGACCGTCGCCGAGGGCCTCGCCCTCATCCGACGTCATGAACTCGCCCCCGCCATCGGTGCGGCGATCTGCGTCACACTGCCGCCCTACGAGCCACCGACCGGTCGCTTTCTCGGTATGGTGCATTTTCAACGGATGCTCCGCTACCCGCCGCACGAACGCCTCGGCACGATTCTCGACCAGAGTGTCGAGCCCGTCACTCCCGAAACCTCGGCCGCCGAAGTCTCGCGCCGCCTCGCGAGCTACGACCTCGTCTCATTGCCCGTTGTCGACGAGACGCACCGCCTGGTCGGCGTCGTGACGATCGACGACGTGCTCGACTACCTGCTGCCCGACGACTGGCGCAGCGCTGACACCGATGCTCCTGCCCCTATGGCGATCCGTCGCCGCGGGGCCGTTGCCGCCCGAAAGGCCGCACATGGCTCGGCGTGA
- a CDS encoding general stress protein, whose amino-acid sequence MSNQSPFGRRGSAQLTVPRGDVLGEYDTYAEAQKVVDKLAKADFAVKGLAIVGSDLTTVERITGRLSYGRAALAGAGSGAWLGLFVGLVLFLFSPAPEFSFILAPALIGAGFGMTFGIASYAINRRRRDFSSTHQVLAGSYRIIIDPNQTARARQVLTGSTWPPVDAEPAAEKPNEPVAEKPNEPVAEKPNEPVAEKPESSPQP is encoded by the coding sequence GTGAGCAATCAGAGCCCCTTCGGTCGACGCGGTAGCGCACAGTTGACCGTGCCACGAGGCGATGTGCTCGGAGAGTACGACACTTACGCGGAGGCGCAGAAGGTCGTCGACAAGCTCGCGAAGGCCGATTTTGCGGTGAAGGGACTCGCGATCGTAGGCAGTGATCTGACCACGGTTGAGCGCATCACGGGGCGGCTCAGCTATGGTCGTGCGGCGCTCGCTGGTGCGGGCAGTGGTGCGTGGCTGGGGCTGTTCGTCGGGCTGGTGCTGTTCTTGTTCTCGCCCGCGCCTGAGTTCTCGTTCATTCTGGCTCCTGCCCTCATCGGAGCAGGTTTCGGCATGACCTTCGGCATTGCGTCGTATGCGATCAACCGTCGTCGTCGTGATTTTTCGTCGACGCACCAAGTGCTCGCGGGCAGCTATCGCATCATCATCGACCCGAACCAGACCGCGCGGGCACGTCAGGTGCTGACAGGGTCGACGTGGCCGCCGGTGGACGCCGAACCCGCCGCGGAGAAGCCCAACGAGCCCGTGGCCGAGAAGCCCAACGAGCCCGTGGCCGAGAAGCCCAACGAGCCCGTGGCCGAGAAGCCCGAGAGCTCGCCTCAGCCATAG
- a CDS encoding transposase, whose translation MAREFSQEFKDQVVELYRRGRTFKDLAREFDLSATTISNWVRVADKKSAQPPPGEPPESDKAKVARLERELAERNEELEVLGKALAFFARRHR comes from the coding sequence ATGGCTCGGGAGTTTTCGCAGGAGTTCAAGGATCAAGTCGTCGAGCTCTATCGGCGCGGTCGAACGTTCAAGGACCTCGCGAGGGAGTTCGACCTGTCGGCCACGACCATCTCGAACTGGGTGAGAGTGGCCGACAAGAAATCTGCGCAGCCGCCACCCGGGGAGCCGCCGGAATCGGATAAGGCCAAAGTTGCCCGGCTCGAGCGGGAGCTCGCAGAACGCAATGAGGAGTTAGAGGTTCTGGGAAAAGCATTGGCCTTCTTCGCCAGGCGACACCGATAG
- a CDS encoding IS3 family transposase has translation MLCRVLGVSRSGYYDWISRGPSRHDLEDAAALEKIEAIHADFPYYGAPRMHQALLLQGMRIGRHRVARLLRENGLHARRGRIGTRKRSVPTVRRVEIIDVVQRHFVAAAANRLWFTDLTMIRTGEGWLHAAVVLDAFNREVISWATDSKEAPGTVMTALREAIKIRQPSPGCVIHSDRGYQFTSHDWINLAAEHSMTVSIGERKDPRDNAVMESWFASMKNEELYPVGQPATRANARARLFGYIWSYNNHRLHSSLGYKSPIHYN, from the coding sequence ATGCTGTGTCGCGTGCTCGGGGTCTCCCGTTCGGGCTACTACGACTGGATCTCTCGCGGCCCGAGTCGGCATGATCTCGAGGATGCCGCCGCGCTGGAGAAGATCGAGGCGATTCACGCCGACTTTCCCTATTACGGAGCTCCGCGCATGCATCAAGCTTTGCTGTTGCAGGGGATGCGGATCGGCCGGCATCGGGTGGCGAGATTGCTCCGTGAGAACGGCCTGCACGCGCGTCGCGGGCGCATCGGAACCCGCAAACGCTCTGTTCCAACGGTGAGACGGGTCGAGATCATCGACGTCGTGCAACGCCACTTCGTTGCCGCAGCAGCGAACCGGTTGTGGTTCACCGACCTCACGATGATTCGCACCGGGGAAGGGTGGCTGCACGCCGCCGTCGTGCTCGATGCGTTCAATCGGGAAGTGATCTCTTGGGCCACGGATTCGAAGGAGGCTCCCGGGACGGTCATGACCGCCTTGCGAGAGGCAATCAAGATCCGCCAACCATCGCCGGGATGCGTCATCCACTCGGACCGCGGATACCAGTTCACATCCCACGACTGGATCAACCTCGCTGCTGAACACTCGATGACAGTCTCGATCGGGGAGCGAAAGGATCCACGCGACAACGCCGTGATGGAATCCTGGTTCGCTTCAATGAAGAACGAAGAGCTCTATCCCGTCGGGCAGCCCGCTACGCGGGCCAATGCGAGGGCGAGGCTATTCGGCTATATCTGGTCCTACAACAACCACAGGTTGCATTCCAGCCTTGGTTACAAGTCGCCGATCCACTACAACTGA